The genome window GGGGTCGACGACGTCTTCCTGCTGCCAGTAGCCGTAGACGTTCTGCGGCATGAGGGCGATGTCTTCGAGGACGAAGAGCCGCCGTCCGTCGCTGCTGAGCGAGCCATGGACCCCGTCGCGATACAGGACCGAGGTGAGCGGGTGCTGCTCAGGGTTCGCCCCGTCGTAGGCGGGGCTGATGAATCCCTGGATCATCGTCCGCCCCTGCGTCCGGCGGAGCGGTTCCCCCGCCAGCAGGCGCTCCGGCGCGACGTCGCTCTCCAGCCGCCACGACGGTGCGCCGGTCTCGGCGTCAAAGACCGCCACGCCGAACAGCGTCCGGACCGCCACCTTCCCCGCGGCCGCCACGGGGAACAGCGCCGGGAGCGTCGCCTTCTTGCTCTCGATCAGGTCCCACACCAGGGTCTGGACCTGCTCCTCGACGGCATACCGCCGCACGAGGCTCTGCCGCCACCGCGAAAAGAGGAGCGGCGCGTCCGCGGCAAACACCGCTCCGTGGGCCGCCTCGCCGTACGGCATCCGGGTGTCGCGGACGACCGTCGCCCCCCGCGCCCCTCCCGGGGTCATTCCGTCGAGCCAGGCCTGCGGAGTCAACGGCTCGGCACCGGCCACGGCGGGAGTCGCGGCAGCGGGTGCGGCGACCTGAAGGAACGGCCGCAGATCGGGAATCCCCTTCAGCAGCGCCTCCGCGGCCAGGCGATCCCCGCCCATCGCCAGCCGCCGCGCCGCGCGGACCTTCCACTCGGGGGTCTCGGTCCCGGGGGCCTTGGCGGCGATCAGCCGCCGCGTCCAGTGGGCCGAGGCGGCGTAGTCCCCCTGGTCCTCCAGAATCGCGGCAATGTCCTCCGCGGCGGTCATCCCGCCGGGAGTCGCGAAGTACCGGCTCGCCACCCGGACCAGCTCGTCGAAGCTCCCGCTCTCCTGCGCCTTGCCGCGCGCGGTCCGCGCCGGACCGTCGAACCGGTTGCGGTAGTTCCGGAGCCCCTCTTCCGGGAGAGCCAGCGTGATTCGCTCGACCTCTCCGAGGAGCGAGACCCACTGCCCCTGCGGCGTCCGGTACAGCCGGTCCTCGTCCACCTCCAGGAGGAACTCGACGACGTCGATGGCGTCGTCCCACCGCTCGCCGCGGATTAGCGTCTGAAGCTGCCCGACCCGCCGGGAGAGTTCGACATCGCTCGCCGCGCGGGCGTCGAGCCGGTCGCGAGACCCGGACGCGGGGGCCTCATCGGGAATCGTCCCGCCCCGCTTGGCGGGGGGCTTGGCCGCGGGAGGCGGCACGTTCGGTCCGCCGAAGATCCCGCGGAGGATGTTCTGCACCGGATTCGGCTTGGCCGGCTTCTCCGGTTTCTCCGGTTTGGGGGCGGCGGGCTTGTCCGCCATGGGAGCGGGTTTGTCGGCCATCGGCGCCGGCTTCTCCGCCATCGGGGCGGGGGGCTTCTCCTTTTCCTGCGCCGCGGCCGGAGACCCCAGTCCTGCCCCCACCCCGAGCCACACCGCCAGACCGATCCCGATCCACCGCGCCGGCGGAGCGGCCTCACCGGGGTGGCCGCAGGTCCAGATCGCATTACGCCAGAACCGGCACGACAACATCAGGCGGCACTCCGTGGTGGAATCGGCGGACCGTCCGGTGGGCGAACGGTCCAGCGGGACCATGCGGCAGTATATCGCGGGGGAGGGGGAAGGCTTAAGGCTGAAGGCGGAAGGGAGAGCGCCGAAGGGGAGGGGAGAGGGTCCACGAGGGAGACGATCTCGAACCGCGCAGGCTGTCTCGCGCCAACGGCGTGAAACAATCCAGCCTGGGGTAGCCGCCCCAGGTTGGCTCTCGACCTTCCGCCTTCCGTCCGAATCCCTTCCGCCTCCCCCCTCCCTCTCCCTATCATCGCTCGCGGGTCCCCATCGCTCCGTCAGCCGCTCAATCTCCCATGCCCAAGGTCACCTTCGTCACCGAGAAGAACGAAAAGAAGGTCGTCGACGTGCCGGTCGGCGCCAACCTCCGGAAGCAGGCCCGTGAGAACGGGATCCCGCTCGCCTGGCGGGTCCAGGTGACGGCGGGCCAGCAGAATGTCAGCCCTCCGGGACTGCTGGAGAAGTTCGCCGGTCTCGTCGATCCGCTGACCTTCAGCGCCCGGATCGGCCACGAAGACGAGATCCGCCTCGCCAGCCTGTGCACCGTCCAGGGAGACTGCACGGTCAAGACCAGCGCCCCGCTCAACCTGGAAGGCGAAGTCTTCTGGCAGTGAAGCGCTCCGGCCCCAGGGAGCCTCCCGCCGGCCTCGCCGCCCGGCCGCTTCAGAACAGCTCCCGGACGATGTTCCCCTGCGAGAGGGGCATCGGCCGGCCGTCGCTCATGGCGTAGTTCGTCGCCAGCGGGTCGTAGCCGAGGGCGGAGAAGACGGTCGCGTGGATGTCGGCCGGCGTGATCGGACGGGCCTTGGGAGCGGCTCCCGTCTTGTCGGACTCGCCGATCACCTGCCCCCCGCGGATTCCCCCTCCGGCAAGGACCATCGTGTAGCAGTGGGGCCAGTGGTCGCGTCCGCCGTCCTTGTTGATGATCGGCGTCCGGCCGAAGTCCCCCATCCAGATCACGAGCGTGCTGTCGAGGAGCCCCCGCTCGGAGAGGTCGTCGAGCAGTGCCGCGTACGCCTGCTCCATCGGCGGGACGAGGCGGTTCTTGAGCTGCTTGAAGTTGTCCTTGTGCGTGTCCCAGGTGATGCTCGGCCCATTGACGGTCGAGACGAACCGCACCCCCGACTCCACGAGCCGCCGGGCCAGGAGGTGCGACTGCCCCCACGAGTGCTTCCCGTAGCGGGCCCGGACGGCGTCCGGCTCCTTCGTGAGATCGAAGGCGTCCGCCTGGGAGCTCGCGGTGACGAGCGAAATCGCCCGCTCGTGCGCCACCGCCAGGTCGCTCGCCAGCGGCGTGTCGACCGGCCGGCTCTTTCGATCGAGCTCCCCCAGGAGCTGCTGCCGCTCGGCGAACCGGGCGGAGGTCATGTTCTCGGGGAGCCCCATGTTGGGGACCTTGAAGTTCCGCTCGTCCGGATCGGCATTGAGCACGAACGGGTCGAACCGCGAGCCGAGGCAGCCGCCGAACTGGCCCGGCGTGAGATAGACGAAGCTGTCGCAGTGCGGCCGCGGCGTGATGACGTACGGCGGGATCGCTCCCGCGTAGCCGTCCCGCTGGGCGAGCCAGCCGACCAGCGTCCCGAAGCTCGGGAAGTCGGCCCGGCTCGGCGTGATGAGGGTGCTGTCCTGCGGATAGGCCCGGCCGACCGTCGACCAGTACATCCCGGAGTTGTGCGCGCTCTGGCCGTGGTGCAGCGACCGGACGATCGCCAGCTTGTCGGCCCGCTTGGCCATCTGCGGGAGGAGCTCGGAGATCTGGATTCCGGGGACGTTCGTGTCGATCGGCCGGAATTCGCCCCGGACGGCGTCGGGGGCCTCGGGCTTCAGGTCCCACAGGTCGGTGTGGCTGGGGGCCCCGCAGTTGAAGATCATGATGACGGACTTGGCCCGTCCCGCGGTCGCGGCCGGCGCCCCCTGTCCGCTCCGCCCCCACAGCGACAGCGTCGCGGCGGCCGAAGCGGTCAGAAGCTCTCTTCGCGATGCGCGTGCCGCGCCACCAGGGGGGCGGGGGCGTTCTCCAGGCATGTCTGGCTCCGAAGGATCTCGGAAAGGAACCCATCACGGCGCATTGATACGTCCCCTTTTACCGCGATTTTCCGTCCTGACGCAAGGGAGTCTTGCCGCGGGCCGAACGTCCGTGCCGGGGTCGGCAGCACGAAGGCCGCGCATCCCCGGCCGGACCTTGATCTTGGTCCGCCGGACGATCACTCTGGAAACAGCAAATGGCGATTTGAGCATCGCCCAGCCCGCCGGACCCCGCTGGCCCCTCCGCTGGACCCCGCCGGCCACTCCGCCGAACCCCGCCGGCCACTCCGCCGAACCCCGCACCTTCGATTCCCGACCGAGAACCTCCATGACCTCCCGCCCTCTCCGTGGTCTCCCGCTCCTCGCGGCCGCCGTCTGCCTGCTTT of Planctomyces sp. SH-PL14 contains these proteins:
- a CDS encoding (2Fe-2S)-binding protein produces the protein MPKVTFVTEKNEKKVVDVPVGANLRKQARENGIPLAWRVQVTAGQQNVSPPGLLEKFAGLVDPLTFSARIGHEDEIRLASLCTVQGDCTVKTSAPLNLEGEVFWQ
- a CDS encoding DUF1501 domain-containing protein; this encodes MPGERPRPPGGAARASRRELLTASAAATLSLWGRSGQGAPAATAGRAKSVIMIFNCGAPSHTDLWDLKPEAPDAVRGEFRPIDTNVPGIQISELLPQMAKRADKLAIVRSLHHGQSAHNSGMYWSTVGRAYPQDSTLITPSRADFPSFGTLVGWLAQRDGYAGAIPPYVITPRPHCDSFVYLTPGQFGGCLGSRFDPFVLNADPDERNFKVPNMGLPENMTSARFAERQQLLGELDRKSRPVDTPLASDLAVAHERAISLVTASSQADAFDLTKEPDAVRARYGKHSWGQSHLLARRLVESGVRFVSTVNGPSITWDTHKDNFKQLKNRLVPPMEQAYAALLDDLSERGLLDSTLVIWMGDFGRTPIINKDGGRDHWPHCYTMVLAGGGIRGGQVIGESDKTGAAPKARPITPADIHATVFSALGYDPLATNYAMSDGRPMPLSQGNIVRELF